Within the Flavobacterium sp. N502536 genome, the region CTCTAAAACGTACGATTTCGGTCTTAACTTTATGGTGGCTTATACCTACGGAAATTCGAAAGACATTACCAACGGAATCCGTAACTCGATGGAGAGTAACTTTCAGATGAACCAGTCGTTAACACCAAACAATCCGCAATTGGCAACATCCAACTTTAATATCAAACACCGAATTGTTTCGAATGTTGGATATGCTGTAAAAGTAGCCGATAACAATATCTTCTCAGCAAATGTATATTTCAATGCTCAGTCCGGAAATCCGTTTTCATGGGGATTTGTAAACTCCACTATTGCAGGAACAGGTCAGGCAGCAGGATTGGCTTATATCTTTAAAGATGCCACAGAAGCAGCGAAATACATTGGTGTAAATGCAGCAGGCGTTCCATCGGCTACAGCAGCACAGCAGGTAGCAGATTACGAAGCTTTCATTAACGGAAACGATTATTTGAAAAGCAGAAGAGGAAATTTCACCGAAAGAAATGGTGCTACAACACCATGGAACATCCAGGCCGATTTGAAATTAATGGATGAAATCAAAATTACAAAAGTAGGTACTTTACAACTTTCGTTCAGTGTAGCAAATATTGGAAACCTGATCAATAAAGATTGGGGAAGAAGTTATTTCGTTCCAAACACTTACAATTCAACAGCAAATCTTGGGTTAACAAAATCAGGAAATTTAGGCGGAGTAGCTACTGGCGATCCAACCTATACGTTCCAAAAACCTTCGACATCACCTTATACTGTAGATCAGTTAGCCTCAAGATTCCAGGGACAATTTGGAGTGAGGTATACGTTCTAAAGATTGTGTTTTATTTTTTTTATGATCCCCCAGTTCCAATCCCTATGGAGCTGGGGGATTTCTTTTAACTTAAAACTACTGCTCTCCTCCGTTCCTGAAAGCCATCAGCAACGTATAGGCATTTTTGATTACAATTGCCGAAGAAGCATCGATAACCGAAGACTTGATCTGACGGTATCCTTCACTGGTAGTACCCAATTCAATCGGGACCATTTTAAAATTATGGCCGCCAGTCTTCACAAAAACAAAAAACTTACCCTGCCATCTTACCACAGCATCTTCGGGAACTGTAAGCGCTTTTTGATTATCAAACTCAGCCTCAGCATTAATAAAAAGTCCCGGTATTAACGAACTTTCATAGTGATTCACTTTGCAAATTACTTCTGCTGCACGATCGTCGTTCAGGCTTTGATTGATATAAGCAATTTTTGCTTTGTATTTTTTTGACGGATTGGCATTGGTATAAGCCGTAACCGTCTGCCCAACCGAAAGCAGGTGTACGTCTTTCTCAAAAGCATTGATTACCAAAACAATGTCACTCATTTCGATCAGCTCAAAAAGCATATCGGTTGGCGAAATGTATTTGCCGACATTCACATTAATCTTCGCAACCAAACCATTGATTGGAGAATGAATTGCGACCGTTTTGCTTATCGTTGAAGCTGTGAGTGTTTTAACATTAATCCCCAGCAATCCCAGTTTTTGTGCCAGCGATGCCATGTAAATGCGTTGTGTTTGCATTTCTGTTGATGTCTGCTCGAACAACTTATCACTGCTGGCCTTCTTCGCATTAAGCTCTTTCTGGCGGTTAAACTCACTTTGAGCCAACTGAAACTTTTCTTTTGCGGTCAAATAATCCTGTTGCAGCTGTATGTACTGCATGTCTTCGACTACCGCCAGCAATTGCCCTTTTCGAACATGCATTCCGGCCATTAAATCGGTCTTTTTGATATAACCTCCCAAAGGAATACTTACCGTTACCACACTTTTTGGCGGTACGGTAACCGTTCCTTGAAGCTGTAATATTCCTTTCACCGTTCGTTCTTCCGGAGAACCCACCACCAGTCCTGCATTTTTAACCTGTGCCTCGCTGAACTGAATACTGTTTTCGGCTGTTATTTCTTTTTTAGTCTGTTGTTCTTTTTTATCGCCCTGGCAGGAAACTAAGCCTAAAAAAACTAAAATGATGCTGCTATATGTTTTCATTCTTTTATAAATTATTAAGGGTTTGCCAATTAATCACGGCCTTATTGTAATCGTTAATTCTGTCGAAATATTCATTTTTTATGGTTATCGCCTGATTGACGACTAACACCCATTGCAGGTAATCAATATCTCCGTTCTCCAACTGACTATTCGCAGCGTCAATAATTACCGTTGCATTCTTTAGTCCTTCGTTTTCATAATAAGCAAGGCTCTCTTTGTACTTTTCGATCTCGCTTTCGGCATTACTAATCTCCGTCAGCATTTCAATCTTTGTCGTTTCTGCCCGCATCTTATAGGTTTCATACTCCGCTTTGGCAGCTTTGTTACGCGCCGACTGACTGCTGAAAAATAACGGAACTGACAGCCCCAAATTGACATAACTAAACCTCTGACTGCTATTGTAATAAATATCCTGACCTGAAGCACTGGTTTGTGTCCCTACTATGCTTAAATTATTGTACCCAATGGTAACATCAGGCAGTATTTTGGCCTGTTCAGTTTTCCATTTCCACTTTGCTGCTTCAGCTTCGTACAGCGAAAGTTGCACCTGAGGAAGTGCTGCCGTATTTTTATTCTGATTTAAGGAAACAGCAAAATCATTCTTGATCGTTTCAGAAAAAGGCACATGAACCTTACTGTCCTGAAGAACGGTATTGAACATTTTAAGCGTAATAGCAATATCCTTATTGACCATTGTAAGCTGGTTGGTATAAAATTGCCGTGCCGATTGAGAAGCGCTTTTTTCCAGTACATTCGTCTCCCCTGTCTTATACCGCAATTCTGATTTCTGCTCCATTAACCTGTAAATCGAATCGGCATAAACCAATAAATCCTTTTTGCTGTTCAGCCAGATGTAGTAATAAAACAAATTCCTCACATTCGATTTAATCTGCTGTACCGTTAGCTGCGATTCTGCTTTGGCTGCATTGTAATTTTCCCTCAAAACTTTTTTCTGATGGGTATACAATGTCGGAAATGCAAAAGTCTGGCTAATGCCAAAACGCGTATCGTTTACCGCACTGTTAAACTGGCCATAATCGGCACTCAGAGCTGTTTTGGGAAGATCAAAAGCCGTTTTTTCCAACTGTTCTTTTGATCTTTCATTCAATTGCGAAGATTTAATTCTTCTGTTATGCTGAAGTGCTATTGATAGCGATTCTTCAAGAGATATTGGCGTTTCCTGTGCCTGTACCGAAACGGTGAGGAACAAAGCCAGCACCAGTAAAGTCAGCTTATTCATCTTGTGTTTTTTAATTTTTCTCGAAAAAACTTTGGTATGATACGTCATTAAATAAATAGCCGGAAGTACAAAAAGCGTAAGCAAAGTGGCCGTAATCAGTCCGCCGATCACAACAGTTGCAAGCGGACGTTGTACCTCTGCTCCTGCACCATTGCTTAAAGCCATTGGTAAAAACCCTAAAGAGGCTACCGCGGCGGTCATCAATACAGGACGTAATCTGTTTTTGGTTCCGTTAATAATGATTTGAAGCGGATCGGTAATTTCTCCTTGTTTTTGGATTCGGTTGAACTCGGAGATTAAAACAATTCCATTCAAAACAGCCACACCAAACAGTGCTATAAAACCAACACCGGCCGAAATACTAAACGGCATATCGCGCAAAGCCAGTCCAAACACACCGCCAATTGCCGATAACGGGATGGCTGTAAAAATGATAATTCCTTCTTTAAACGATCTGAACGCAAAATACAGCAACGCCAAAATCATAAACAAAGCTGCCGGAACCGCAACTCCCAGACGGGATTTTGCCTGTTGCAGGTTTTCAAAAGTACCGCCATAGGTAATATAATAACCGGGCTCAAATTTGATCTGAATGTTTACTTTCTTTTGCAATTCTTCGACTATCGATTCTACATCTCTCCCTCTTACATTAAAACCAACGATAATCCTTCTTTTAGCATTCTCACGCTGAATCTGATTCGGACCCTCCACTTCTTTTACGGAAGCCACCTGATACAGCGGAATCTGCATTCCGGAACGGGTTGCAATCAATAAATTGCGCACATCGGCTATGTCTTTTCGTCCACTAGCCTCCACGCGCACCACCATATCAAACTTTTTCTCTCCTTCGTAAATGCTTCCCGCTACAGCTCCCGCAAAAGCGGCATTTACCGTTTGATTGATATCCGAAACATAAATCCCGTACTTCGCCATTTCGGCCCAATCATAATCAATAACGATCTGTGGCATTCCGGTAACTTTCTCTACATAAAGATCCGTAGCTCCTTCTACTGTGCTGCTAATCGAGCCTAACTGTTCGGCATATTTTGCCAGTTTATCGAGATCTTCACCATAAATTTTACAAACCAAATCCTGCTTTGCTCCTGTCATCAATTCGTTAAAACGCATCTGTACCGGAAACTGAAAACCGGTTGTAACTCCGGGTGCGACCTCTTTTACTGTCTGCGTCATTTTATCGGCCAGTTCAGGAAACGAAGAAGCACTTGTCCATTCTGACTTGTCTTTCAGTACAATAATCATGTCTCCTCCTTCTATAGGCATCGGATCTGTTGGGATCTCGGCACTTCCAATTCTCGAAACTACTTTTTCTACCTCGGGATACCTGTTTTTCAATGCGGTCGAAATTTTCTCAATAGTGGTTGTTGTCGTCGACAGATTTGTCCCCAACAGTAAACGGGTTTCTACTGCAAAATCACCTTCTTCAAGCTGTGGGATAAATTCTCCTCCCATTCGGCTAAAAATGAATAAGGCAATCCCAAACAGCACAAATGCCGAAATCACAATTCCTTTTCTCACTTGCAACGCTTTCGACAATCCAATTTCATAGTAAAACTCCAGTTTTGCCATTATGCGATCCGACAAATTGGGTTTGTGGCTGACTTTCTTACTGATAAACAAAGCACTCACCATCGGAACATAAGTAAGCGATAATATAAAAGCACCCAAAATGGCAAAGGCTACGGTTTGTGCCATTGGTTTGAACATTTTTCCTTCAATCCCTTCCAAAGACAATATCGGTAGATAAACAATCAAAATAATAATCTGTCCGAATACGGCGGCATTCATCATGCGTCCTGCCGAACCTGTCACCTCTTTGTCCATCTCCTCCTGTGAAATAGTATCGATTGCTTTGTATTTTTTAGCCGAATGAATGTGATGCAAAATGGCTTCTACAATAATCACCGCACCATCGACAATTAAACCGAAATCAAGCGCTCCGAGACTCATTAAATTACCACTCACGCCAAAGGTGTTCATCATGATAATGGCAAAAAGCATCGCTAACGGAATTACTGAAGCCACAATAAAACCTGCTCTTAAATTGCCCAGGAAAAGCACCAGTACCAGCACCACAATCAATGCTCCTTCGATAAGGTTCTTCTGAACCGTACCAATCGCATTGTCGACCATTTTGGTACGATCTAAAAAAGGCTCAATTTTCAACCCTTTCGGTAAGATTTTCTCAATTTCGGCAACACGTTTTTTGATATTTACGATCACATTATTGGCGTTCTCCCCTTTTAGCATCATCACAATTCCACCTACCGATTCGCCAATATCAGCTGTTGTTAATGCTCCGTAACGTATGGCCGAAGACATTTTTACCTCTGCAATATCTTTGATCAGAATAGGAGTTCCGGCCTGTGTGTTTTTGACAATAATATTCTGAATGTCCCTGATATTTCGGGTCAGTCCGACACTTCGGATGTAAAGTACGGTTGGGCCTTTTTCAATATAAGCGCCGCCAGTGTTTTCGTTATTACTGTTCAGTGCTGTAAAAACATCTTTTATCGTCAGGTTCTGTGCTTTTAGGCGAGACGGATTAACGGCAATTTCATATTGTTTTAACTTTCCACCAAAAGTAGCGACATCAGCAATTCCGGGAGTTCCCAAAAGCTGTCTTCTAACTGTCCAGTCCTGTAGGGTACGTAAATCTTCCAAAGAATATTTGGTTTCGTAACCGGGTTGCGGTTTCAGTACATACTGGTAAATTTCGCCCAAACCTGTTGTTGCCGGTGCCATTTCAGGAATGTTGGCATTCTCGGCGATCTCTACTTTTTGCAATCGTTCTGCAACCTGCTGACGCGCCCAATACACATCGGTATCGTCTGCAAAAACAATCGTGACCAGCGAAAGTCCGAAACGCGAAATACTGCGGCTTTCTTTGAGCTGCGGGATGTTGCTAATCGCCTGCTCGATTGGAAATGTAATTAAACGCTCTACATCTTCCGCTCCCAAAGAAGGGGCTGTCGTAATAATTTGTACCTGATTGTTGGTGATGTCAGGAACGGCATCAATAGGTAAACGGGTAACTTCAAACACGCCATAGATAATCCATAGCAAGGTGAAGACCCCAATTACCAGTTTATTTTTAACTGAGAATTGTATGATCTTATTAAGCATAATTT harbors:
- a CDS encoding efflux RND transporter periplasmic adaptor subunit, producing the protein MKTYSSIILVFLGLVSCQGDKKEQQTKKEITAENSIQFSEAQVKNAGLVVGSPEERTVKGILQLQGTVTVPPKSVVTVSIPLGGYIKKTDLMAGMHVRKGQLLAVVEDMQYIQLQQDYLTAKEKFQLAQSEFNRQKELNAKKASSDKLFEQTSTEMQTQRIYMASLAQKLGLLGINVKTLTASTISKTVAIHSPINGLVAKINVNVGKYISPTDMLFELIEMSDIVLVINAFEKDVHLLSVGQTVTAYTNANPSKKYKAKIAYINQSLNDDRAAEVICKVNHYESSLIPGLFINAEAEFDNQKALTVPEDAVVRWQGKFFVFVKTGGHNFKMVPIELGTTSEGYRQIKSSVIDASSAIVIKNAYTLLMAFRNGGEQ
- a CDS encoding CusA/CzcA family heavy metal efflux RND transporter; this translates as MLNKIIQFSVKNKLVIGVFTLLWIIYGVFEVTRLPIDAVPDITNNQVQIITTAPSLGAEDVERLITFPIEQAISNIPQLKESRSISRFGLSLVTIVFADDTDVYWARQQVAERLQKVEIAENANIPEMAPATTGLGEIYQYVLKPQPGYETKYSLEDLRTLQDWTVRRQLLGTPGIADVATFGGKLKQYEIAVNPSRLKAQNLTIKDVFTALNSNNENTGGAYIEKGPTVLYIRSVGLTRNIRDIQNIIVKNTQAGTPILIKDIAEVKMSSAIRYGALTTADIGESVGGIVMMLKGENANNVIVNIKKRVAEIEKILPKGLKIEPFLDRTKMVDNAIGTVQKNLIEGALIVVLVLVLFLGNLRAGFIVASVIPLAMLFAIIMMNTFGVSGNLMSLGALDFGLIVDGAVIIVEAILHHIHSAKKYKAIDTISQEEMDKEVTGSAGRMMNAAVFGQIIILIVYLPILSLEGIEGKMFKPMAQTVAFAILGAFILSLTYVPMVSALFISKKVSHKPNLSDRIMAKLEFYYEIGLSKALQVRKGIVISAFVLFGIALFIFSRMGGEFIPQLEEGDFAVETRLLLGTNLSTTTTTIEKISTALKNRYPEVEKVVSRIGSAEIPTDPMPIEGGDMIIVLKDKSEWTSASSFPELADKMTQTVKEVAPGVTTGFQFPVQMRFNELMTGAKQDLVCKIYGEDLDKLAKYAEQLGSISSTVEGATDLYVEKVTGMPQIVIDYDWAEMAKYGIYVSDINQTVNAAFAGAVAGSIYEGEKKFDMVVRVEASGRKDIADVRNLLIATRSGMQIPLYQVASVKEVEGPNQIQRENAKRRIIVGFNVRGRDVESIVEELQKKVNIQIKFEPGYYITYGGTFENLQQAKSRLGVAVPAALFMILALLYFAFRSFKEGIIIFTAIPLSAIGGVFGLALRDMPFSISAGVGFIALFGVAVLNGIVLISEFNRIQKQGEITDPLQIIINGTKNRLRPVLMTAAVASLGFLPMALSNGAGAEVQRPLATVVIGGLITATLLTLFVLPAIYLMTYHTKVFSRKIKKHKMNKLTLLVLALFLTVSVQAQETPISLEESLSIALQHNRRIKSSQLNERSKEQLEKTAFDLPKTALSADYGQFNSAVNDTRFGISQTFAFPTLYTHQKKVLRENYNAAKAESQLTVQQIKSNVRNLFYYYIWLNSKKDLLVYADSIYRLMEQKSELRYKTGETNVLEKSASQSARQFYTNQLTMVNKDIAITLKMFNTVLQDSKVHVPFSETIKNDFAVSLNQNKNTAALPQVQLSLYEAEAAKWKWKTEQAKILPDVTIGYNNLSIVGTQTSASGQDIYYNSSQRFSYVNLGLSVPLFFSSQSARNKAAKAEYETYKMRAETTKIEMLTEISNAESEIEKYKESLAYYENEGLKNATVIIDAANSQLENGDIDYLQWVLVVNQAITIKNEYFDRINDYNKAVINWQTLNNL